Genomic DNA from Echeneis naucrates chromosome 14, fEcheNa1.1, whole genome shotgun sequence:
ATATGTATCCTTGGTAGTCATGACAAAGGGTGAACTTTAAACTTTTCATTCATGATTGAACAGCCTCATTTAAATGTCATCTGTTTATGAATGAGTTGCATCTGGGTTTTGAATGTTTGTCACCCAAGATGCCTACAGATGTCCAAACTTAAATGATGGGTGTCATGGTGCATGGTCACAGGGGCAGCATCGTGCTACTTCAAGCGTAGTGGGTCGCAGCTGAAGTAATGTTTCAGTGAGTTAAAGTGCATTCAAATGGAGCATACAGTAGTGAGGCACTGCACAGGTGTCAGTCCTCTTCATCACTCCAGAAGGCATCTTCTTCATCAAGATCCACACCGTGGAAGAGTctgcaaaacatgcaaaaaaagaCATTCATCCTTTGACTttctggatggatggatgcatgtGTAGTCGATCAACATAAAAAGAGCACTCACTGGTTGTAACAGGGTGAATGCGGGTTGTTGAAATGACTGTATGGGTTGACTCTACTGAGGATGCCCAGGCACAGCCAGCAGAAGTATTGTTTACACGAGGTACAGGTCATCTTGTTACAGCCATCCACTTTCTAGCGAGACACAGTGGGGGGGTGTTAGCAGGACACAACTCAGAAAACATCAGGTAACAGCAGCACTAACATTTCCTGAACATAAAGCTACAGTAAAGAGTAgatgataacaacaacaaagcattaaacattttcaatttctgcAACTTGTGCATTTGAAATAATAGTAGCTGAGGGCCACTTTGACAAAACTGgttgcaaacacatacacacaacagatTCATTTCTGTTTACCCATCaacttcttttttattttaaactgccAGTAGGGGGAGTCCTACTTGTATATTGGTTCCACAGCGAGGGCAGCCTTTGCAGTTCTCATTGAGCCAGTCTCTGCTAAAAGACTCTTCCACTGCCTTCTGGATCACCCTCTTCCCAAAGCGTTGCTCCATGAACTTTTTCCCCTCCGATGAGGCTGACAGATACTCGTCTCTGAGGTTTCGCAACTCATCTGTGGCACAAGAATCAAAGGGTTTGAACTTGATGGCAAATGAAGCACTTCAGCAATGATGATGCTTAAACATTCCTGAATTAGTGTCTTTTTGTCATAATTGGCTTTTTGAACAcctgaaaattattattattattattaacaatgACACATCTTGGGAGGCACAAGGTTACAGTGGTTAGCAGAGTCACAGCAAGAGTATTAATGGTTCAATATCAAGTTTTTTCTACTAAAGGAGACTTCCACTGCTCTGTGAGTGAATGATTGTTCATCTAAAAATGTTGACCTGGTGAtagactgatgacctgtccatGCTCTACCCTGCTTTCTCCCAATGTTCGCAGACCTTGGCTTCAGTCCCCTGCAACACTGCACTTATAACTGGtatacttttttctttattaaaacaaaaacagcagagaaaaatgtcactttgatACGTTACGTTTGGGAGGCATGAAAACGATATGTTCCAAGTAAATCTGTTACTATGTTAAACCATAACAAAAGATTGGAAAAAGGTTGATTTTTAAAAGCTGGCTGAAAAAAATATAGGCCTGCCATCTGTCATTAAACAACACTactataaataacacaaacacaaaacttgCCTTTACTGGTTACAATGTTTCCAGAAACAGTACCTGCTGGGATTTTACAGTTGGACAGGCCATGATAGCCCAGTTTGCACAGTGTGCAAAAGGCATACTGGCAGGCTGAGCAAATGCCCATAGTTGTGTCTGGTTCCACCATGACAGCAGTGCCGCAGGACTGGCGGGGACAGTAGACCACATCAGCCATGAGGTCCAGACTGGACTGGAGCAGCAACCTGTCATAACGGGCAAATAGCTCCTCATCCACCAGCTGTTTCACCTGAAAGTTAAaggcagagggaggaaacagagGGGTGATTTGAAATTACAAGTAGCAGGGTTATAAGACTAAAAAAGTTCAACAGTTGAGAGTAGAATTTAGCTTGAACCTACTTATTCAATGGTAAGTGGCTATGGAATTGTGAAAATTAAACATAAGCACATATTGTGTCCACACTAAAAATCTATTACCTGCAATGGTGTAGCTAAGGAGGTACATTTGGGCTCAGGGCAATTAAGGCACTGAACGTTGCCATCTCGTATTTGGATCTGGAAGTACTCAGTCATGCAGGCTTTGCAGTAAACATGCTGGCACTCCTTAAAGCAGAGGCAGCCGGAGCCCAGCTTCTCAGCAAAGCAGATTCCACAGCAAAACACCTTGCTGTCAAACACTTTCTGCCGCTTGGCCTCGTCAAAGTCCAGGAGCTGAGGTAGGAGGTCAGCACGTGGGTCCATCAACAGGACTGCTCGTGGGTCCAGTTGAGAAGGTGGCAGCAACTGAGGTTCGGATTTTTCAGGATtcttcactttttcacttttctcctcctcacctccctTTTTAGAATGACTcccacactgtgtcagagctgtAACATTATTGGTTAACATATCAATCAATCGCAAAAACGGACAAAACTTGCTTTAAATAAGTTAACAATTTCACAAATTTAAGTTGACTCCATAGTAGAGCCTTAATTTTACTCCAGACTCACATTATGTATGCTTAGATCAAAGAggctattttattttgtttgagacagcagcagtaattttaaataaatgaggcAGAGTAAATAAATTTTCAGCACATTGgaagaacagagaaaaagcatACTTGCAGTTGTGATTGACTTCTAATTTCTTTCAGCTTAATTCTAAATAATATTACAACTCAACATCATCCATGTTTTACAGACAATAGGCTGGTTATCTTAACTGATGCAGAtgaatccaaacaaaaacaaaaaaaaaaataatataagcAGAAAAAACTACCTTTGGTGAACAAAATGCAGTGTACCTGTTGTCGTAGGGTCAGTTTTCTTCCGCTCGCCAGCTGCTTTACTTCCTCCCCTGGTGACTTCAAGAGGAGACTGAATCCCCAGAAAGTCCAGACCCTCTTCTTTGAGGAACTGAATCCACGTGAAAAGAATCACACAGCCTTGGTTCTCCTCCCAGAGTTCATCCAGGCGTCTACACAGAGAACTCATCTGAGAGGGTCAAAtggaagaaaaggggaaaattaTAAGGAGCGGTTTTTGAGAGTGTACAATAAAGTAcacatacaatacaataaaaatgagcAGACAATACTTGTTTCCTGGAGTGAAGTCACACCGACACTTTTGTGAACTGATTCAAAAGAACTGGTGAATTGGCTTGAAttttagatgattttttttttcctgggaaATTAggtttgaaaatgatttttttcataatcCATAGACCATGAAAATAACTTGTCAGCTCTAACTAGAAAGAATTTAATTGTATGTGGCATGGTTTTAAGAATCACTGTGTCAGTTAACCAAAGAAAAGTCTTAATGATAATCAGTATCCTCCCTTGGCTGAAAGGTATCTCCCAAAAGTAATCAAGAAAAACATGCTCCCTATTCTCAGAAACTGACAGACATAAAGGAAAAGGGGTTGCCTCATCATTAAGGTAATTTTATATTTGGGCACATTCTTACCTGTGCTCTGGTCATCCATTTAGAGCTTAGAGTAAAGATTGGTGATGATGTGGATGGATAATCTGCAGGAAGCTCAAAGTTGAGCACCAGCGGAGGTAAGAAGCAGACATCATAGTTATTTTGCGTCTCTCCTGCaacagacagaggagatggGATTAAATTACCAAAAGTCATCTTTaacaaacaacacatgcaaaaatgtcaacaatttTAGGTAAAAAGAACTTTATAAAAACATATACAGTCCAGGGTAAAAGTTTAACGCATAAAAAGTAATGCCTATTACGGCGTGATGCAAAGTTACATGTCGAAAGTGCCTGAAACTTTTGCACAGTTCCATACATTGCTAATGAGCTGGGCTTGTGCATGCTGGCTATGGCTTTACACAAGTGGTATCTGTACCTTTGACAACAACTCTGAAATCTGGAGGAAGCTCCAGGCACAGTTGGATCTCTCCCCCCTGCGCCGACTCTGCTTGGCGGAACTCCTCCTCATCATAGATACTTGCTAAAGCAAGCAGCTCATCCTCCTGGGCTTCCTTGTCCTCAGACATTTACATTCCTGCAGGAACAAAAATATATGCAACCCACAACCATCAGTATGAAGGCATTACTGTAAAGCCAGAGACAATGACAAGGTATAACACCATCAGAGCTTTACAAGGCAGCATTTGACATTTATACTTGCAACACTCTCCCATACTTCTTATTTAACCAAAGACTGGTTAATTATTATCTTGAACAACTCTTAAAGCAACTTACATCAATGATGAGCAATGCACACTGATTTGGCGGTCTATTAGGAATATTTAGCTAAAAGTAATTCAGTTTTATAGAACAGTGATGCATTGTTTGTTTGCACTGACTGCTAACATATTAAACTACATAATAACACACAGTCTTGGCCAAAATTGTCTCAGCAAACCTAACCCCAGCCCTTTCAACGTGGTGTACCTGGTCTTGACACGGCTGAGGCAACTTAGTTATGAGTTGCCATCGTCGTGTTTTTGCTGTCGTTAGCTCCGGAGCTAGCATGCTAGTTAACGTAAATTCCCTTTATCCAACATAAGGTTGTCGTTTGATTACAATTTAAGAGATGTGACTGATGATATAAGGCTTCTGTGTGCACTCTGCTAGCTTGTGTTAGCCAGCTAACTGGGTAGGGAAAGCCTTCAGGAGAGCTAGTTAGCATTGTGTGCTAATGTAAACAGCCTTATGTTCAGTCTTTCTTTCGCCAGCACTGAACATTTACTCTCCTCCTGAACTTCACAATGAACATGCCGAAGTAAAAACAATGTAATGAGATGAAAATAATCCACTTCTTACCTTCTTACCAACCCACGTACTTCTGAGACTACTGACTTCTGCCCTCTGACTCGATCATGACAGTCGAGGCTAGTGATGTGTCGTTCGTGAACAATTCGTTCATTTTGTACTCGTCTTTTGTACGACTCGGGAGTcccaagtcatctcagtgggtgattcgttcTTTCTTCCCTGGTCCGCGCATGCGCGCTACGGGCTCAGATTCGTGGACGAACGGGTCTTTCTGCcgcatattctctgtgtaggaaGGGCTGATTCTTTCAGTGACAAGACCAGACCCCTaaccctccagagactggacacatgtttaggttaattagggacttgatgtaaatgtatgtggtggCTCAGTGGTTAAcgccacaataagaaggttgctggttcagTTCCCGTAGTGTGAGTGATGGGCGACAACAGTGGTTCTCAAtcttttttggtcattccccACTTTGCACAAGTGGGGATTTTCAAGCCCCACTGGACCCTGTCgccccaacaaaaatcttgacaaattacatttcattttgtagtgaaacatcaacaccaagttcaaaaagaaaatacgagtgcagttgtgccatcataactgatatcttgaatcaaaaacaaaaagtacagtagtCAATAATGAATTAGTGTTTCAGTTGCAATCtgtacaaaaaccaaaaacaagagAACTTTCCCTGTATTAGTGGCTGCAATATGCCTGTTTTGCACCGCACATCCTCTCAAAGCGGGGCTGCAGGCATGAAACTGCCACTCTCAAGTCATGctcaatgttgagctgagatctgtatttcGTTTTGTGTGATGGAGCTGGTTCTTTTGTGGTCCGTGTCACAAATTTATCCATGTTATCCATGTTGCTCACGGCTacctgtgacctgtgacctgAGACTAGACTGCAACCACACCACCCCCCCAGAGACTGCACCCCTCCAGTGACGGgaaatgacagctacagcgccaCACTGGCTCCAATGACCGAAATGAACAAATCAGTTGAGtttactgtcactgtcacaaaaaaaaacaaaactggagcaCATACTGTATAGTAAATACTTGAAAGCCTATGTAATAATGGCTTTATTAAataattgtttattatttcttaCTATTTTTATTACAACATTTTGAGAGGTTTGAACTTTAGGGTAAGGATCAGTGGATTAGTGACAGGGGAAATAATGGCATGATGGCTACAGAAGGGGTCAAAGGTTAATCCAGCTATTGGCTGTAACTGTTTAGCAGCCATCTCTCTTACATTATACAGAATCTTTACCTGTTCGTGTTCCCTCTTCATATTCTTCACAGTAAAGACCTCTTACACTACAGAATGGATTACAGCAGTCAGCCCAAAATAATTTGTAACCACTGAAGTAAAGAAAAGGTGGCTCCATTGTGCAGAAAACAGCCCAATATGGCAAAACCAGTACTGAGGTGGTAGTAGTGTTAGTTTATTTCACTCCTTTTTGCTGAGTATTTCACTTTGGCTCCATTTTATGGTTGAACACAACTTTACTCTTTTTTACTCTACTGGATATATTTGGCACCTTGAGTTACACTGCAGCTTCAAATTTTTGGTTTTAGATGTAAAACATAGTGCATCCATATTGAAgttttttgcataatttgccACTTTTGATTCTTCaagtgtgttttggttttacattCAGGCTTTTGAGGGTTGGATTTCTGTTGTATGTTTTGGTAATTGAGTGTGGGAGCAAATGTTATTTAGACAAAAATTGAATTAACCTCGATTAATGATTTTTGAGAAATTAAGTTGTCATCATCCAGCAGCCTGAAATATGATTGCAATAACACAGAACACTAAATCAGTACTTTTTTTTCAGCTATCTTTCCCAAGTGGGGTAGAACAGGGTTCACATGTTCAggtacttcttttttttttttacacttagATCTACACTGCCTTGAAAAGGCACAAActcaaaagaaaatgtctgcGACGTTAACAGAGCTGCATGCTGTTGGCGTATGTCCTCACCTAACAGTAACCTGGAAGTTTCCATTCACCTGCTCTGAAAACTGAGGACAGGCCAAAGCCACTGTGTTCACCAGcaacaataaataacaattcTCACGTCATATTCTTTTGTGGacaagatttatttttgcttttttttatgatgtggcAACGACAGCAGCACCCAGTAGGTGTTTTGCTCCACCACCATTCACACTGttaagtagaaaaaaaaacaaac
This window encodes:
- the rnf14 gene encoding E3 ubiquitin-protein ligase RNF14 isoform X2, with translation MSEDKEAQEDELLALASIYDEEEFRQAESAQGGEIQLCLELPPDFRVVVKGETQNNYDVCFLPPLVLNFELPADYPSTSSPIFTLSSKWMTRAQMSSLCRRLDELWEENQGCVILFTWIQFLKEEGLDFLGIQSPLEVTRGGTLTQCGSHSKKGGEEEKSEKVKNPEKSEPQLLPPSQLDPRAVLLMDPRADLLPQLLDFDEAKRQKVFDSKVFCCGICFAEKLGSGCLCFKECQHVYCKACMTEYFQIQIRDGNVQCLNCPEPKCTSLATPLQVKQLVDEELFARYDRLLLQSSLDLMADVVYCPRQSCGTAVMVEPDTTMGICSACQYAFCTLCKLGYHGLSNCKIPADELRNLRDEYLSASSEGKKFMEQRFGKRVIQKAVEESFSRDWLNENCKGCPRCGTNIQKVDGCNKMTCTSCKQYFCWLCLGILSRVNPYSHFNNPHSPCYNQLFHGVDLDEEDAFWSDEED
- the rnf14 gene encoding E3 ubiquitin-protein ligase RNF14 isoform X1; the protein is MSEDKEAQEDELLALASIYDEEEFRQAESAQGGEIQLCLELPPDFRVVVKGETQNNYDVCFLPPLVLNFELPADYPSTSSPIFTLSSKWMTRAQMSSLCRRLDELWEENQGCVILFTWIQFLKEEGLDFLGIQSPLEVTRGGSKAAGERKKTDPTTTALTQCGSHSKKGGEEEKSEKVKNPEKSEPQLLPPSQLDPRAVLLMDPRADLLPQLLDFDEAKRQKVFDSKVFCCGICFAEKLGSGCLCFKECQHVYCKACMTEYFQIQIRDGNVQCLNCPEPKCTSLATPLQVKQLVDEELFARYDRLLLQSSLDLMADVVYCPRQSCGTAVMVEPDTTMGICSACQYAFCTLCKLGYHGLSNCKIPADELRNLRDEYLSASSEGKKFMEQRFGKRVIQKAVEESFSRDWLNENCKGCPRCGTNIQKVDGCNKMTCTSCKQYFCWLCLGILSRVNPYSHFNNPHSPCYNQLFHGVDLDEEDAFWSDEED